One genomic segment of Nocardia spumae includes these proteins:
- a CDS encoding NAD(P)H-dependent oxidoreductase, producing MRILIVYAHPEPDSLTGSLKDVAVEHLRDEGHEVVVSDLYAMGWKAHADAADFGTVEETNFMLASGVAYSGGTLSADIRAEQDKLRWAQVVLLHFPLWWYSMPAILKGWVDRVFTNGFAYGAGSTALPRYGAGALSGRRAMLVVSIGGREPAYSERGINGHIDDLLFPIHHGILYYPGMDVLPPFLVHGSLRVDERRFDDLADELRARLSRIDELEPIPYRTQAGGDYDRTLRLRDDVDTAGTAGFGLHRAS from the coding sequence ATGAGAATCCTGATCGTGTACGCGCACCCCGAACCGGATTCCCTCACCGGTTCGCTCAAAGACGTTGCGGTGGAACACCTTCGCGACGAAGGGCACGAGGTCGTGGTGAGCGATCTCTACGCGATGGGCTGGAAGGCGCATGCCGACGCCGCCGACTTCGGCACCGTCGAGGAAACCAACTTCATGCTCGCCTCCGGCGTGGCCTACTCCGGCGGCACCCTGTCGGCCGATATTCGCGCCGAACAGGACAAACTGCGCTGGGCCCAGGTCGTGCTGCTGCATTTCCCGCTCTGGTGGTACTCGATGCCGGCGATCCTCAAGGGCTGGGTGGACCGGGTGTTCACCAACGGGTTCGCCTACGGCGCGGGCAGTACCGCACTGCCTCGCTACGGCGCCGGGGCGCTGAGCGGACGCCGGGCCATGCTGGTGGTGTCGATCGGCGGCCGCGAACCCGCCTATTCCGAGCGCGGGATCAACGGCCACATCGACGATCTGCTGTTCCCGATCCACCACGGAATCCTGTACTACCCGGGCATGGATGTCCTCCCGCCCTTCCTGGTGCACGGCTCGCTGCGCGTCGACGAGCGGCGTTTCGACGATCTCGCCGACGAACTGCGCGCGCGATTGTCACGGATCGACGAGCTCGAACCCATCCCCTACCGCACGCAGGCCGGCGGCGACTACGACCGCACCCTGCGGCTG